In the Bicyclus anynana chromosome 6, ilBicAnyn1.1, whole genome shotgun sequence genome, one interval contains:
- the LOC112050318 gene encoding achaete-scute complex protein T3-like codes for MLQEIQLVQGQTNYVVVSSGYPSATVTKTSAEKRIVPIAPAPEKNYVTHDSPPSLQYRKKVHFRTNPYTGPQAVSIARRNARERNRVKQVNDGFNALRRHLPASVVAALSGGARRGSGKKLSKVDTLRMVVEYIRYLQQLLEESDAALGITRDQENRENIPSSNSQSITVTDMDDGFFYGSGSPCSEKADSPAPSECSSGVSSAYSAVDRYEVSTQQTLGPMDEDELLDVISWWQQK; via the coding sequence ATGTTACAAGAAATACAACTCGTTCAGGGCCAGACCAACTATGTGGTCGTCTCGTCTGGCTACCCCTCCGCTACTGTGACTAAAACGTCAGCTGAGAAAAGGATTGTGCCGATAGCGCCGGCGCCGGAGAAAAACTATGTCACACACGATTCGCCTCCGAGCCTTCAGTACAGAAAGAAGGTTCATTTCAGGACGAATCCTTACACCGGACCGCAAGCCGTTTCGATCGCCAGGCGCAACGCCAGGGAACGTAATCGTGTGAAGCAAGTTAACGATGGATTCAATGCGCTCCGCCGTCACCTGCCCGCTTCTGTAGTGGCCGCTTTATCAGGCGGCGCGAGGCGCGGATCCGGAAAGAAACTCAGCAAAGTGGACACCTTACGGATGGTCGTCGAATACATTAGGTATTTACAACAGTTGTTAGAAGAAAGCGATGCAGCCTTAGGCATCACGCGAGACCAAGAGAACAGAGAGAATATCCCTAGCAGTAATTCGCAATCAATAACAGTGACGGATATGGATGACGGTTTCTTCTACGGAAGCGGGTCACCTTGCTCGGAGAAGGCGGATTCACCTGCACCATCGGAATGTTCGTCTGGTGTTTCATCGGCATACTCCGCTGTTGATCGATACGAAGTGTCAACGCAACAGACCCTTGGACCAATGGATGAGGACGAGCTCCTAGATGTCATCTCTTGGTGGCAGCAAAAATAG